ttatagagatccccctagattgttaacggggaaAGAAAGTTAcaagcaagcacgagacctagaagacataattcttagtgcggatctgagcaagagaaccaagatatatcatgaaacacggggagacaattggaacaaacttagcattttcttccgtctgccttattggaaatcactattattgagacataatttggatgtgatgcatattgagaaaaatatctgtgatagcgtgttgggaacaataatgaatgtgaaagagaataCTAAGGATGGTCTTAAAgctcgtaaagacttagaactcttaggcataaaatcatggttacatcctataaatgatgatggagttgttcattatccagaagcgcctttcactttgacacccgaaaataaaaaaaacgtctttgtaacttcttgaaagatctcaagttgcccgatggtttttgctcaaatatcggcggttgtgtaaatttggaagagaaaaagatttccggattaaagagtcatgattgtcacattttattggaatatcttatttctttagcaactcgtggattacttccagataatgtgtataatgcgttagtaaatttgtctcgtttctttcggttgttgtgcttcaaagagttgattcaagaagacctcgaacaattgtacatggatattacattgacactttgcaaatttgaaatgatttttccgccgtcaatcttcgacatcatgatgcatctcccggttcacttattatttgaggctttgcttggaggacctgttcagtatcgatggatgtatccgtttgaacattacatgggtacaatgaaaagatatttgcggaataataaccaccccgaagcctctataagcgggagttatcttgttaatgagagtattagtttatgtgccaggtatatggaggaacaagagcaagaaaatgcacaaactgaaatctcgggcattttaatatttgcatcgttggaagacctatctaacggaaaagtatacaacttggattatatcgatcgagtgacagctcattcttacattttgaaaaattgtcccgatgCAGAacttttttacatgtaagattcgatgttgctgttactaattagcattaaagagtatgctatttaatattcgatctatttgcagagattataataacgagtccagtggagaaacgtttgccgcatatttcaagcatcgagtgagtaaattataaaccatatatcctaactctttttattcattttaacaagtttatttcggatacatatataggtcgcccatttagcagaaattaacgacatatcaagagacctcaagatcttaggagaaggtccaagtatgtactcgtcgaTGTATGTTTGATGTAAAGTAAacagattcaaattctgtacagaaaaacacgacgaaggtttgaccactcaaaatagtgaggtggttgttgaggggtacaacggatctgaaaccatgtcatactacggagttttaacggatataatcgaagtacaatactattcttacaaacgagttgttttattcaagtgtaagtggtttgatacacactcgggggaactaggagtgaaagtggataaatatggcttcgtaagtgtaaatgtaaaccgaattttgaaaacccaaagtcaagacccgtatatattggcgagtcaagcgaaacaagtattctacgcccctgatatgtcagcccgacacggttggaagattgtgacaaaaataaaactgcggtttacaaacatatagttcagattaattaattaggtagatttatgtttttaactttatattcattcttattactactttatttcaattattcactcaattttattaatggtgtgaattaagaatgtctgaaggtcctaaaacaacttggaagagtacgaggaagacacccaagaaattggataaaagctaccaaaacctacttgcccaatccgagtccttaaagctccgaggatcgtcttctacagaccaaccacctattgttgtggtcccgataactactgcgcctccccaacagacgaggatgttgaggctagtgagatccaagagtttatagagagcacatttgTTGATATGGTGGatagcgatgaggctgaagacgagggtcttgaggaccctatcgaggagcaggatggCGAGGAGGAGCtcgggaccactcccgacccatcatcgacaggtaactcgtttacaaattagttagtgtttcaattgattgacatatctaattatgattttgataattttgaagaatcttctacCCGCAAGAAAcgagggaagaacaagaatattgcgctgtctaagagggtaacggggacaaggattcctctcacgtttagagagaaggatggtaggccaggcggtacagacgtgggaagaacacggtggtctagacatgtggggtcgattattcgggaccccgcagccgtctcacaccgtcttctaaagtggaaggccttaagtgcagaccaattggattcactgtggactactatcaaggtaatacttattacttgattatacattacgtcattaaataattatttttaacatttggatgttattttttccaggatccgttcgaagctactaatgttgatattgagtcttttcgaaataccggattgggacacgccaatcagatatgggatagatggcggtcggatttgaacaagacatatatccgcgtccacaaaggagacgaggcggcggtactggctaatcctccaccagactacgatcgagatgattgggagtttgtgtgtcgcaaccattttcttcacagaaacatttaaggtacggtttcataattcaaataaaatttgatattaattaatctatcttcattttttatttcaaatacagagaaacagttctacaaatatgaagaacgggaagaagctgaaattcccgcatcgaacgggaagtagaccgtttgcacagattgaagacgagttggtaagtaaattatttgtaataacttaatctaaagattgttttaattatataaatcatttatttcaacaggcgattgaaatgggacgggcaccgtctgtaactgaagtattcaagaggacccgtacctcaaaaccgacaaaagaaaacccaacacccgtcccggacgaacacgtgcaagagaaaattgtaagtgaattgaatatgcctcattttttattatagaaatgatattttatttgaattgtgcaggtttagatggaggaggttgttagtaacgaaccgagAATATCGGATTTCGAATTGACgaagagggtgttcggacaacaaaaacacggggtcgtgttcggaatgggatcaagCGTCCGGCcgacacactttcgtgaggatcgtggaagtggaaacagttcacagcgaaacaatgagtgATTGTTAGAagaaaatcaaataatgaagctcaagctggaggaactggagaagagggatgaagaaagaaggcacAGAATGGAATAAATGGaagcggaaaaggaagaaattgtgacaagaatggagagggagaagttagagatgaacgcaagaatggagagaatcgaattgtatatgaggcaacaaccacctcctccccccacaagctaaggttgtttcgattcaaaacatgttttcattaatagttgtatcaatttgaatttataacagattgttcggattattcgtttggtttcgaattttgtaatgataattatcaattaatgtgatgtggcatttcttttatcattgatatattggtttggctgaacaggttttggttgcgagcaaaataatccgcacatttttaaaaaattacgggaaaaaactgaaaataatattaaaaaactctcggtttttacccaaagagAAAACGAAAgtaatattagaaaactctcggtttttacccaaagagaaaaccgagagttatatgacaaaccctttGTTTTTACCCAAAGacgaaaaccgagagttattagaaaacacTCGGgttttccacaaagaggaaaaccgaaagttttataataaccctcggttttcttcaaacggaaaaaattgagagttttcatataactctcggttttcttcaaagggagaaaaccgagagttttctaataactctcggttttcttcaaatggataaaagcgagagttatatgaaaactctcggttttcttctaatggagaaaaccgagagtaatattgaaaactctcggttttctccgtttgaagaaaaccgagagttatttgtaaaactctcggtttttccacaaagagaaaaaccgaaagtttttcaattacctttcggttttactctagggtatctaaaccgaaaactctacgatatctcttgGTAAttgcccaattgtttttaacgagagagtcaataccgagggatggcgagagttaccaaaaccttcggtaaagtgtctataccgaaagttatatggtcaaaaccgagagtttttactctcggttttgacccctttttcaccagtgtttGTAATTTCgttgtttgaaaattatttgatattttcaacAAAGTTAGGTCTGTCTACCTTTATTTCttgaaattcattttttttcttttgtggtTTTATTGTTaagtgtaatatattttattttattaaatagatgaagttaatgaaaaataatgtgTGTAATTTGAAAAGGTTAATGGACGGATTTAGGAAATATAACCTCCTGGTTCATTTGCTTTACTGATGCTTTCCCATGTAGATAACGCCACCTTTTCATCAGCAAAAACTACTTTGGGAGAACATGCAATTTCATCTCTAGAAACAATGGCGGATTCGAGCCTCTCCcaaccttaaaataaaatattttatatacatatttgaTAGGTAACTCTTAGTCCAGTTGGCTTTGTAACCTAACGTCTCaccttcaatttttatttattatattttaaaatataataaaaactaatataatttatatctatataatttatctataaactaattcataattatattattttaattttaaatataattttattaaaataattattattaatattttattttatactaacactattttctaatatacaaatatttataataatatataaattttaattaatataaataagatttatttatataaataaagtataaataattatatataaaataatataaatcatataataatattatttattttaaaattatataataattatacattatttttatttatttcaatataattaataatacaaattacttgtaaagctaaaatataaaaattaaaataataatagtgttttatatttcttaattttaaattattttaaaaatttataagaaaatataaattaacagtaataaacaagttaaaatagttacattggtttggTTCGGTATCTCGAGTGTTTATTCACTTGATAATAtgtgtttatcacgtttttgtatttttgttcttatatatatatatatatatatatatatatatatatatatatatatatatatatatatatatattatattctcataaaaaaactaagctgaaatctattaaattagattttcatatttttttttatatagttagtgttttatgaatttgtttttgtgttgcatttgatgaaaaatttattgggaATTACAAGTGAGTTGTCATTTTGCCTACAAAGATgagatcaaaatatagttcaagccatgtcattgattgcgagttcgaaaaatcaattacaaaaatttaaagaagATGGATGACATAatattttggaccaagttaacaattttgtcaattacactcgatctcgatacttgatatgaatgagcatatgataattgatagcaatggtAGGCGGAGAGGAAAAGgggaactcatcactaatcttcatcattatcgtgtAGAAATCTTTTGtcaagtataataaaaattatttcttatctattaatagttattatttcttatttattaatagttattatttattatttaatgctaAGTTGTTGACTTAATTATGCAAAAATCaataatcgtttttcagaagttaatacagaattacttggctgcatatcatgtcttcatcccagaaattcattctcccaatttgatattcgtaaactcattcgtcttgctAAACTTTATCCCGAAGATTTCACAAgcagtgattatttatttttggaacaacaacttcGAGCTTACGTATTTAATTTGCGGGATGATCCttaattttcttcaattgaatatttagaaattcttgctcagaaattggttgcaacataaaaacatatagtatttccattggtttatcgattgatagagttgactttagttttaccagttgcaactgcatccgttgaaagagttttCTGCAATGAAGATTGTGAAGACTGATTTGCATAATCGAATGAgagatgaatgaatgaatgatagtttagttgtatatgttgagaaagatattttctcaacaattgaaaatgagccaatattgcaatattttcaataaatgaaatctcgtagaataaatttgtcttcttttataCCGACTCATGgaaaagaataatttagtaattgtgcttattagtattttgtaattatgtttgttagtatttttatataattaccgagtaaaattttaattacaaaatacatttatttgattGTCAAAAAAATGCTACATTACTATGTATTGGGCTCCCCGAGAAAACATTTCTAGGTCCGCCACTGTCTAGAAATGTCGCCATCCATCACTATTTCCAAGACGAAAAAGCACAAACATCCAAGTATTTCTCTGCATTTCTGAATCAAATTCTTCAAATTCGCTTTGCAGGTGATCAAGCATGGGAACAATGTTTAGAGCAGCAGTTATCATTCTGTTTCTTTCATCCATCCTTCTTCAGCTGGTGTTTTCTGAATCTAACGATGGATTCGTTAGAATTGGACTAAAAAAGTTTAAGTTAGATGAAAACAACAGGATCGCTGCTCGACTTACCCTGCAAATACTGGGTTCTAAAAATGATGGCGGCATTGTAAAGCTAACAAATTTCATGGAAAAGCAGTACTATGGTGAGATTTCAATCGGTACACCACCACAAAAATTCACTGTGATGTTTGATACAGGAAGCTCTAAAATGTGGATACCTTCCTCAAGAAGGTGCTACTTATCTGTAAGTTTGATCATATTTATACAATGTACACATCattcatacaaattttattaggggagaaaattttgttgaattttCCTCTGTTTCTGTTTCTGCTGCAGCGTTGGTGTTTCTATGCCCGTCGTTCAAGAACATATATAAGGAACAAATACGATGCCCGTCGTTCAAGAACGTATAAAAAGAACGGTTGGTGTCTGCTgcaacttttataaaaataacttaatgtAAGTAACTAAGCAGGAAGGTGATATTAACTTGAAACATAATACTGTTGTTGTTTTGCACAGGAACATCTGCTGAGATACACTATGATTCAGGTTCAATAGCTGGCAGGTTTAGCCAAGACAATGTTTTAGTTGGTGGTTTAACAATCAAGAATCAGGTTATATATACAACATTAGCCTTCCATAGATTTTCCAAatcataatttctttaaattttctaCAACTATAGGACTTCATTGAAGCAACAAAACTGTCCGGTTCTGTGTTTGACTTTACTAAGTTTGATGGCATTCTTGGCCTTGGATTTCGGGAGCTATTTGATTGTGGTGTTGTTCCAGTATGGTATGCTCTATCTTATGtaaaatcaaatttgttttGATATTCCTCTTTAACCTCTCATATTTGCAGGTACAACATGATGAACCAAGGTCTGATTCAAAATCCGGTGTTCTCATTTTGGCTTAAtcgaaacacaaaagaagaggAAGGAGGTGAACTTGTGTTTGGTGGGATTGATCCAAAGCATCACAAGGGGGACCATACTTATGTCCCTGTCACCCACAAGGGTTATTGGCAGGTTGGGAAacttaaatacatatttttaatttgtatgatTCTTTCTTTTATAACCTTATAATGTGCTTGCTCTTGTAGTTTGATATGAATGATGTTTCAATCAATGGTCAATCAATAGGTAAGCTCTTTCATCAATTATTCATAAAAGAAGAGGTCATTTCTTAAACTAAGCGATAATGTGTAATGGGAGGTCATGTTGGTggcatgaaaaaaaataaagagagaacatgtcatttattgattataaaaGTACATTTTGAAGGTGTTTGCAAATCTGGTTGTTCTGCAATTGCGGATTCGGGAACTTCTTTGTTATCCGGTCCAATGGTATGTGAAACTGAAAAAAggttttattttgttgttaatACAACGGtcgttaaataataaataattttaataagtgtAGACTGCCATTACCATGATAAACCATGAAATTGGTGTCACTGGAGGAGAAGTAAATCATAAATGCAAGTCAATCGTTGAAGAGTATGGACAAACCATTCTGAAAATGCTCCCAAGAGAGgttgttatttttgttaattaaaatatgatttttcttaaaatacacaaattctAATGTTGTCTTAACTTTTAATAGGCTAAGAAAATTTGTTCCCTAATTGGATTATGCCCAATTAATGGAACTAAGCGTATGAAGAAAAGTAATAATAGAAGAACATCGATCAGTATGTGCAATACTTGTGAAATGATAGTTGTGTGGATGGAGAGTCAGTTAGTGAggaatcaaacaaaaaatgatatttttaattatgtaaataaggtaaatatttattattctcacttaaaataatttaaattaacattagaattaaataaattataaagaaaatgttTACATCAGCTCTGTGGTTCACTTCCAATACCATATCAAGCGTCAGATGTGGATTGTTCGCAAATTTCTTCAATGCCTATAGTTTCGTTTTTAATTGGTGCTAGAAATTTTACTCTCTCGTCTAAGGAGGTAAATAAATGTCTATCTTATTATTTTACCTTAACTATTACATATATTGTGTTCTTATTGAACttgttgataaaatatttaattttccatGAATTAGTATATATGGAAGATTGGAGAAGGTGCTGATCAAGAATGCATAAGTGGCTTTCTTTCCATAGATGTTGTTTCTCCTCCTTACAAACCGTTCTGGTCTGAcacaatttctttttcttttcttttttaaaatgcaaaaaataataaatgtattgaTGAATTTATGATTAATGTGTTTTATGAAGGATTTTTGGAGACATATTCATGGCACGTTATCACACCGTATTTGACTTTGGAAAATCCATAATTGGATTTACGGATgctgcataataataataataataataataaacacatattcattaaattcatttatgtttacaaTAATATTTGAGTCAAATTTATTCgtttacaatatttatattaagtatattatcaattaaaatattctttatgattaaatataccttaaatctcttttatttatatttttttaactcattaatatattttaaactagaATAG
This is a stretch of genomic DNA from Impatiens glandulifera chromosome 4, dImpGla2.1, whole genome shotgun sequence. It encodes these proteins:
- the LOC124936195 gene encoding aspartic proteinase A1-like, whose product is MGTMFRAAVIILFLSSILLQLVFSESNDGFVRIGLKKFKLDENNRIAARLTLQILGSKNDGGIVKLTNFMEKQYYGEISIGTPPQKFTVMFDTGSSKMWIPSSRRCYLSRWCFYARRSRTYIRNKYDARRSRTYKKNGTSAEIHYDSGSIAGRFSQDNVLVGGLTIKNQDFIEATKLSGSVFDFTKFDGILGLGFRELFDCGVVPVWYNMMNQGLIQNPVFSFWLNRNTKEEEGGELVFGGIDPKHHKGDHTYVPVTHKGYWQFDMNDVSINGQSIGVCKSGCSAIADSGTSLLSGPMTAITMINHEIGVTGGEVNHKCKSIVEEYGQTILKMLPREVAKKICSLIGLCPINGTKRMKKSNNRRTSISMCNTCEMIVVWMESQLVRNQTKNDIFNYVNKLCGSLPIPYQASDVDCSQISSMPIVSFLIGARNFTLSSKEYIWKIGEGADQECISGFLSIDVVSPPYKPFWIFGDIFMARYHTVFDFGKSIIGFTDAA